The Malus domestica chromosome 06, GDT2T_hap1 genome has a segment encoding these proteins:
- the LOC103420332 gene encoding tRNase Z TRZ1, translating into MAGSRSKDPKPNSEPDPASKKARGLTIEGYPIEGLSIGGHETCIIFPTLNLSFDIGRCPQRAISKDFLFISHAHMDHIGGLPMYVATRGLYSMKPPTIIVPKCIKELVEQLFEVHRKMDQSELKHNLIGLDVGEEFSMRRDLIVKAFRTYHGIPSQGYVVYSVKQKLKQEYLGLSGNEIKNLKSSGVEITNTFTEPQVAFTGDTMSDFITDSSNIDVLKAKILVVESTFVDDSVKVEHARDYGHIHLSEIISHAEKFENKAILLIHFSARYTVQEIEQAVSALPPPLAGRVFALTEGI; encoded by the exons ATGGCCGGAAGTAGAAGCAAAGACCCGAAACCCAATTCAGAACCCGACCCAGCTTCCAAAAAAGCCAGGGGATTGACCATTGAAGGTTACCCAATTGAAGGTTTGTCCATTGGCGGCCATGAAACCTGCATAATCTTCCCAACTCTCAACCTTTCCTTTGATATTGGTCGCTGCCCGCAGCGTGCTATTTCGAAGGACTTCCTCTTCATCTCCCACGCCCACATGGATCACATT GGAGGATTGCCCATGTATGTTGCAACCCGTGGGTTATACAGTATGAAGCCCCCGACGATAATTGTACCAAAGTGTATAAAAGAACTCGTGGAACAACTTTTTGAGGTGCACAGAAAAATGGACCAGTCAGAGCTGAAGCATAACCTTATTGGCTTGGATGTTG GAGAAGAATTCTCTATGAGAAGGGATCTCATCGTAAAAGCCTTTAGGACTTACCATGGAATACCAAGTCAG GGTTATGTAGTATACTCCGTAAAACAAAAACTTAAGCAGGAGTACCTTGGCCTTTCTGGGAATGaaattaaaaacttgaaatcATCAGGTGTTGAG ATTACAAACACTTTTACAGAACCTCAAGTTGCTTTTACAGGAGATACCATGTCGGACTTCATAACTGACAGTAGTAATATTGATGTGCTGAAGGCAAAGATTCTTGTTGTGGAG AGCACCTTCGTAGATGACTCGGTTAAAGTGGAGCATGCCAGAGACTACGGACACATACATCTATCTGAG ATAATTAGTCATGCAGAGAAGTTTGAAAACAAAGCAATTCTTCTTATTCACTTTTCCGCTCGATACACAGTACAG GAAATTGAACAAGCTGTGTCAGCGTTGCCTCCTCCTTTAGCAGGCCGAGTTTTTGCACTTACAGAAGGTATTTGA
- the LOC103420333 gene encoding uncharacterized protein, whose amino-acid sequence MSLLEVIARASAKSQTQVAPSDYPIVLDPEPIFDNLKPKFDDPNTSAAAIPFTGWKISQTDSELIDSGKKFFTKLQKKLKNPTSFTKVEFLGTLNPFLENIWEKKRVGESIGVDSSNDGYARVLIEKVGNLMGKDVAGLVLEACVVLEIWDLVGALIANGVFPNSCYQRLVPKIVEKRRSELVCLCVKHASDLRSSELLLILKYFLDPPKDGYASLVDVRKEWESRALATVEKAGDQSLSDKKLRVAKDAAVLLMVAYDGFSSAELCLHYLLASKNLDEAMLSAAISKLSGKEMKSLLRYLGKWLKKYERFPRASTASGLKACDWVPKLEDVVKCIGLVLDENYSALVLHPEFHEELRSMNELVASVALEARFCCSVASVAGKLMAEV is encoded by the coding sequence ATGTCGTTGCTCGAAGTCATTGCCAGAGCCTCGGCCAAATCCCAAACCCAAGTCGCCCCATCAGATTACCCCATTGTTCTTGACCCGGAACCCATTTTTGACAATTTGAAACCCAAATTCGACGACCCAAATACCTCGGCAGCTGCAATCCCATTCACCGGATGGAAAATCTCACAAACCGACTCCGAGCTCATCGATTCGGGAAAGAAGTTCTTCACCAAGCTCCAAAAGAAGCTCAAAAACCCAACCAGTTTCACCAAAGTTGAGTTCTTGGGAACCCTAAATCCGTTTCTCGAGAACATTTGGGAGAAAAAGAGAGTTGGGGAATCGATTGGGGTCGATTCGTCGAATGATGGGTATGCCCGGGTTTTGATTGAGAAAGTTGGGAACTTGATGGGCAAGGATGTTGCTGGTTTGGTTTTGGAAGCCTGTGTGGTGTTGGAGATTTGGGATTTGGTAGGTGCTTTGATTGCAAATGGGGTTTTCCCCAATTCTTGTTATCAGCGTTTGGTTCCGAAAATCGTGGAAAAGAGGAGGTCCGAGTTGGTTTGTCTTTGTGTTAAGCATGCTTCTGATCTCAGGTCGTCGGAGTTGCTGCTGATCTTGAAGTACTTTCTGGATCCGCCTAAAGACGGTTATGCTAGCCTTGTGGATGTGAGGAAGGAATGGGAGAGCCGGGCATTGGCCACGGTTGAGAAGGCGGGTGATCAGAGTCTCTCCGACAAGAAACTAAGAGTTGCAAAAGATGCTGCAGTTTTGCTCATGGTAGCGTATGATGGGTTCTCTTCGGCAGAACTCTGTCTGCATTATCTGTTGGCTTCGAAGAACCTCGACGAGGCGATGTTGTCTGCTGCGATTAGTAAGTTGAGTGGGAAGGAGATGAAGAGTTTGCTGCGGTATTTGGGGAAGTGGCTGAAGAAATATGAGAGGTTTCCTCGGGCATCAACAGCATCAGGTTTGAAGGCTTGTGATTGGGTTCCTAAACTCGAAGATGTTGTGAAATGTATCGGATTGGTGCTGGATGAGAATTACTCTGCATTGGTGTTGCATCCGGAGTTTCACGAAGAGTTGAGATCGATGAACGAATTGGTTGCTTCGGTGGCCTTGGAAGCAAGGTTCTGCTGTTCTGTGGCCAGTGTAGCTGGTAAATTGATGGCTGAAGTTTGA
- the LOC103420331 gene encoding delta-1-pyrroline-5-carboxylate dehydrogenase 12A1, mitochondrial-like (The RefSeq protein has 2 substitutions compared to this genomic sequence): MNRILVSRQLRARAPQTALSWFTSLNISRSIHGVPFATVEVEEISGSQPAEVLNLVQGKWKNTNRWNTILDPLNGEPFIRVCEVDETGIQPFVESLSKCPKHGLHNPFKAPERYLMLGDISAKAGHMLSLPKVSDFFTRLIQRVAPKSYQQASGEVYVTQKFLENFSSDQVRFLARSFGVPGNHLGQQSHGFRWPYGPVAIITPFNFPLEIPVLQLMGALYMGNKPVLKVDSKVGIVMEQMMRLLHYCGLPTEDVDFINSDGQTMNKLLLEGNPRMTLFTGSSRVADKLAGDLKGRVKLEDAGFDWKILGPDVHEEDYVAWVCDQDAYACSGQKCSAQSMLFIHENWSKTSLLSKMKDLAERRNLEDLTIGPVLTFTTEAMLEHKNKLLQIPGSKVLFGGEPLTNHSIPPVYGAIEPTAIFVPLEEILKDKNYELVTREIFGPFQIVTDYKNDQLPLVLDALERMHAHLTAAVVSNDPLFLQEVIGNTVNGTTYAGLRARTTGAPQNHWFGPAGDPRGAGIGTPEAIKLVWSCHREIIYDVGPVPKQWQTPPST, from the exons CGGCCTTGAGCTGGTTCACTTCACTCAATATCTCCAG ATCTATTCATGGGGTACCCTTTGCAACCGTTGAAGTGGAAGAGATATCGGGTTCACAGCCTGCTGAAGTTCTCAACTTGG TGCAGGGTAAATGGAAGAACACTAATAGATGGAACACAATTTTGGATCCTTTAAATGGGGAGCCATTCATTAGAGTTTGCGAAGTTGATGAAACAGGAATACAG CCGTTTGTGGAGAGCTTGTCCAAGTGCCCGAAACATGGTCTTCACAATCCATTCAAAGCACCAGAGAG GTATCTTATGCTTGGGGACATATCTGCAAAGGCAGGTCACATGCTTTCCTTGCCGAAG GTTTCTGATTTCTTCACAAGATTAATACAAAGGGTTGCTCCAAAGAGTTACCAGCAGGCTTCTGGTGAAGTTTATGTCACTCAAAAATTTCTTGAGAATTTCTCCAGCGATCAG GTCCGCTTCCTTGCAAGATCTTTTGGGGTGCCTGGAAATCATCTTGGACAGCAAAGTCATGGTTTCCGTTGGCCTTATGGTCCT GTTGCAATCATTACCCCCTTTAATTTTCCACTAGAAATTCCTGTACTTCAGTTGATGGGTGCACTTTATATGGGTAACAAACCAGTCCTCAAAGTTGATAGTAAG gtaaGCATTGTTATGGAGCAAATGATGAGGCTGCTTCATTACTGTGGGCTACCGACAGAGGATGTTGACTTCATAAATTCTGATGGGCAGACAATGAACAAGCTACTATTAGAG GGAAATCCACAAATGACCCTTTTCACTGGTAGCTCAAGAGTGGCAGATAAGTTGGCTGGCGACCTGAAGGGTCGTGTTAAGTTGGAAGATGCAGGATTTGACTGGAAGATTTTAGGGCCTGACGTTCATGAG GAAGACTATGTTGCATGGGTCTGTGATCAGGATGCATATGCATGTAGTGGTCAGAAGTGCTCTGCACAATCGATGCTCTTCATCCATGAG AACTGGTCTAAGACGTCACTTCTATCCAAAATGAAAGATCTGGCTGAGAGAAGGAATTTAGAAGATTTAACCATTGGCCCTGTCCTTACA TTCACGACCGAAGCAATGCTAGAACACAAGAATAAATTACTTCAGATACCAGGTTCAAAGGTACTCTTTGGGGGTGAACCTTTAACGAATCATTCCATTCCACCCGTATATGGTGCTATAGAACCTACGGCCATTTTTGTTCCACTTGAAGAAATACTGAAGGACAAGAACTATGAACTCGTAACAAGAGAAATTTTTGGGCCATTTCAG ATTGTTACCGACTATAAGAACGATCAACTCCCACTGGTGTTGGATGCTCTAGAGAGGATGCATGCACATTTAACAGCTGCTGTCGTTTCAAACGATCCACTGTTTCTACAG GAAGTTATTGGGAACACGGTAAATGGAACTACTTATGCTGGACTGAGAGCAAGAACAACCGGAGCTCCACAGAATCACTG GTTTGGACCGGCTGGGGACCCGAGGGGAGCTGGCATTGGGACCCCGGAAGCAATAAAGCTGGTGTGGTCTTGCCATAGAGAAATCATCTACGATGTTGGTCCAGTGCCAAAGCAATGGCAAACTCCACCTTCTACCTGA